In one Amaranthus tricolor cultivar Red isolate AtriRed21 chromosome 8, ASM2621246v1, whole genome shotgun sequence genomic region, the following are encoded:
- the LOC130820998 gene encoding uncharacterized protein LOC130820998 isoform X2 — translation MEKTLKSNNEKELMRMAMLKHEETFREQVNELHRLYRIQKMLMESVGVNKQQQQEKQNLERYNLLESSKNPSTIDHYRQQLVLQQQPKPQRESNGKIRMLEEGDIELTLSLGPSSCNPRRRKMGKSESGQSISSSSTGSSQTRKTSPKENNTITWAGFPHQGSGMEPGFSNGQQNSNPPWLYQALSLKLT, via the exons ATGGAGAAGACTCTAAAGTCCAATAATGAGAAAGAGCTTATGCGAATGGCAATGTTAAAGCATGAGGAAACATTCAGAGAACAG GTGAATGAACTACATCGTCTGTATAGAATTCAGAAGATGCTTATGGAAAGTGTTGGAgtaaacaaacaacaacaacaggaGAAGCAAAATCTTGAACGTTATAATTTATTAGAGAGCAGCAAAAACCCCTCAACAATTGATCATTATCGGCAACAATTAGTACTACAACAACAACCAAAACCACAAAGAG AATCAAATGGTAAAATCAGGATGTTAGAAGAGGGTGATATCGAGTTAACTTTAAGCTTAGGACCATCATCTTGTAACCCTAGAAGACGAAAAATGGGCAAATCCGAGTCGGGTCAAAGCATATCATCTTCTTCAACCGGGTCAAGTCAAACCCGGAAAACAAGTCCAAAGGAGAACAATACAATTACGTGGGCTGGTTTTCCTCATCAAGGGTCGGGTATGGAACCCGGTTTCTCAAATGGGCAACAAAATAGTAATCCGCCATGGTTATACCAAGCTTTGAGCTTGAAACTGACTTGA
- the LOC130820814 gene encoding BTB/POZ domain-containing protein SR1IP1 isoform X1, giving the protein MMGIDLKEASLNTSDILQSSKKKDLLSSVMKRTSEWIISLEISSDVTIHIGDSSFSLHKFPLVSKSGYIKKLISESKDTKDSEVCNIEIRDIPGGTEAFDLATKFCYGINFEISTENIAMLRCVAEFLEMTEDHAVGNLVGRTEAYINEVALKSLSSCVSILLASENLLPMAEQVKLVSRCVDVIAFLACKDSQFSGTSGLEGGNSSSLVPLQRPIVEYWWAEDLTVLRIDMFQRILIAMKARGFKQYALGPLLMLYAQKSLRGLEVIGKGRKKLDPKQEHEKRVILETIVSLLPRERNVLSVSFLAMLLRSSIWLETTIACRLDLEKRMALQLGQAAVDDLLIPSYCFNGDTLFDVDSVLRIMSNYLESEVEGNYLGYGAGENNVAPQSNDLERVEKLMENYLTEIASDRNLTVYKFTGLAELIPERARVIEDGMYRAIDIFLKAHPTLTDLERKKVCSLMDCQKLSRQACAHAAQNDRLPVQTVVQVLYYEQQRLRENMNENSGVDLNSSAGTIIPTKPLNFYPTNTIPFDEFANLKRENEGLKLELLKLKVKLKEIEKPVKMINNGTFESVTSSPAKSVTSTATNTDQKLHLLRKSFMNSVKKLGRLLIPAEGVLGPACRAKASIIPAEGVLGPPCRAKVSKSRRHSVS; this is encoded by the exons ATGATGGGAATTGATCTAAAAGAAGCTTCACTTAACACTTCTGACATACTCCAATCATCTAAGAAAAAAGACTTGCTCTCTTCTGTCATGAAGAGAACTAGTGAATG GATTATTTCTCTGGAAATTTCTAGTGATGTCACTATTCATATTGGTGATTCCTCCTTTTCCTTGCACAAG TTCCCATTAGTGTCAAAAAGTGGATATATAAAGAAATTGATATCAGAATCCAAAGATACCAAGGATTCTGAAGTTTGCAATATAGAAATTCGCGACATTCCAGGAGGAACAGAAGCGTTTGACCTTGCAACGAAGTTCTGCTATGGGATTAACTTTGAGATAAGTACAGAGAACATTGCTATGCTCCGATGTGTGGCCGAGTTTCTTGAGATGACAGAGGATCATGCAGTAGGAAACCTCGTAGGAAGGACCGAGGCATACATAAATGAAGTAGCATTAAAGAGTCTTTCTTCCTGTGTTTCGATTCTGCTTGCATCAGAAAATTTGCTTCCTATGGCAGAACAAGTAAAGTTGGTGAGCCGTTGTGTTGATGTAATAGCATTTCTAGCCTGCAAGGACAGCCAATTCTCGGGGACTAGTGGGTTGGAAGGTGGGAACTCTTCTTCATTAGTTCCTCTACAAAGACCCATTGTGGAGTATTGGTGGGCAGAAGATTTAACTGTGCTTAGAATTGATATGTTTCAAAGGATCCTAATAGCTATGAAAGCTAGAGGATTCAAGCAATATGCCCTTGGTCCACTACTTatgctttatgctcaaaagtctCTTAGAGGTTTG GAGGTGATTGGTAAGGGGAGGAAGAAACTGGATCCAAAGCAAGAACATGAAAAAAGGGTTATCTTAGAGACCATAGTGAGCCTTCTTCCAAGGGAAAGAAATGTATTATCAGTAAGTTTCCTGGCCATGTTGCTTCGTTCTTCTATATGGCTTGAGACAACTATTGCATGCCGCCTTGATTTGGAGAAGAGGATGGCTTTACAACTTGGTCAGGCAGCCGTAGATGACCTTTTGATACCTTCATATTGTTTCAATGGGGACACCTTGTTTGATGTGGATTCAGTGCTAAGGATCATGTCTAACTACCTTGAGAGTGAGGTGGAGGGTAACTATCTGGGTTATGGTGCAGGGGAAAATAATGTTGCTCCTCAATCAAATGACTTGGAAAGAGTCGAAAAATTGATGGAGAATTACCTTACTGAGATAGCCTCTGATCGAAACTTGACCGTTTACAAGTTTACTGGTCTAGCTGAGCTTATTCCTGAACGAGCTCGAGTCATTGAAGATGGGATGTATAGAGCTATTGACATTTTCCTCAAG GCTCATCCGACTCTGACCGATCTGGAGAGGAAGAAAGTGTGCAGCTTAATGGATTGCCAAAAGCTATCCCGGCAGGCATGCGCTCATGCAGCTCAAAATGATCGTTTACCAGTCCAAACAGTCGTTCAAGTCCTCTACTACGAGCAGCAACGCCTACGTGAGAATATGAACGAAAATTCAGGGGTTGATTTGAACTCCTCTGCAGGCACCATTATCCCTACAAAACCTCTCAACTTCTACCCAACCAATACTATTCCTTTTGATGAATTCGCGAATCTGAAAAGAGAGAACGAGGGCCTCAAACTCGAGCTTCTTAAACTAAAAGTAAAATTGAAAGAAATTGAGAAACCTgtgaaaatgatcaataatggtACATTTGAATCAGTTACTAGCAGTCCTGCAAAAAGTGTTACTTCTACTGCTACGAATACTGATCAGAAGCTGCATTTGCTTAGGAAGTCGTTTATGAATTCCGTTAAGAAATTGGGGCGGCTTCTTATTCCTGCTGAAGGAGTACTTGGACCTGCTTGCCGTGCTAAGGCTAGTATTATTCCTGCTGAAGGAGTACTTGGACCTCCTTGCCGTGCTAAGGTTAGTAAAAGTCGTCGTCATTCTGTCTCATAG
- the LOC130820998 gene encoding uncharacterized protein LOC130820998 isoform X1: MEKTLKSNNEKELMRMAMLKHEETFREQVNELHRLYRIQKMLMESVGVNKQQQQEKQNLERYNLLESSKNPSTIDHYRQQLVLQQQPKPQRDAQEHIAESNGKIRMLEEGDIELTLSLGPSSCNPRRRKMGKSESGQSISSSSTGSSQTRKTSPKENNTITWAGFPHQGSGMEPGFSNGQQNSNPPWLYQALSLKLT; encoded by the exons ATGGAGAAGACTCTAAAGTCCAATAATGAGAAAGAGCTTATGCGAATGGCAATGTTAAAGCATGAGGAAACATTCAGAGAACAG GTGAATGAACTACATCGTCTGTATAGAATTCAGAAGATGCTTATGGAAAGTGTTGGAgtaaacaaacaacaacaacaggaGAAGCAAAATCTTGAACGTTATAATTTATTAGAGAGCAGCAAAAACCCCTCAACAATTGATCATTATCGGCAACAATTAGTACTACAACAACAACCAAAACCACAAAGAG ATGCTCAAGAACATATTGCAGAATCAAATGGTAAAATCAGGATGTTAGAAGAGGGTGATATCGAGTTAACTTTAAGCTTAGGACCATCATCTTGTAACCCTAGAAGACGAAAAATGGGCAAATCCGAGTCGGGTCAAAGCATATCATCTTCTTCAACCGGGTCAAGTCAAACCCGGAAAACAAGTCCAAAGGAGAACAATACAATTACGTGGGCTGGTTTTCCTCATCAAGGGTCGGGTATGGAACCCGGTTTCTCAAATGGGCAACAAAATAGTAATCCGCCATGGTTATACCAAGCTTTGAGCTTGAAACTGACTTGA
- the LOC130821341 gene encoding uncharacterized protein LOC130821341 codes for MAETSPRITLLYLLYLVVLSPPYPTEAFVSYTQITTILSLSHSLFTRVANLRASRGDFHGARRAQLIADKLEHVSGLRFWSNVWSMGWDYLKNYAWRDTMSFQDALGFASNIHELLSSLTQFGHLRSDSERAAWIARNYSNFFRISKSIFSRLSSVFSKSGPLKELVETLQKEMEGEFLKDCLQVGAGDLMGLVQILKDLASQYTDGHQEL; via the exons ATGGCTGAAACCTCTCCAAGAATAACTCTCCTCTATCTTCTCTATCTCGTAGTGTTAAGCCCACCATACCCCACCGAAGCCTTCGTATCCTACACCCAAATCACTACAATCTTGTCCCTTTCGCACTCCCTCTTCACTCGCGTAGCCAACCTTCGCGCTTCTCGAGGCGATTTCCATGGAGCTCGCCGTGCTCAACTCATCGCCGATAAGCTTGAGCATGTTTCGGGCCTCAGATTTTGGTCTAATGTTTGGTCTATGGGTTGGGACTACCTCAAGAACTACGCTTGGCGTGATACGATGTCGTTCCAAGACGCTTTAGGGTTCGCATCCAACATCCACGAGTTACTGAGTTCACTCACTCAGTTTGGTCATTTAAGGTCCGATTCCGAACGGGCAGCTTGGATTGCTCGGAATTATAGTAACTTTTTCCGGATTTCCAAGTCTATCTTCTCTCGATTATCCTCAGTTTTTAGCAAATCG GGGCCTTTGAAAGAACTGGTGGAGACATTGCAAAAGGAAATGGAAGGTGAATTCTTGAAAGATTGTCTACAAGTGGGTGCTGGCGATTTGATGGGTTTGGTTCAAATTTTGAAAGATTTAGCTTCTCAATATACCGATGGTCATCAAGaactttga
- the LOC130820814 gene encoding BTB/POZ domain-containing protein SR1IP1 isoform X2 translates to MLRCVAEFLEMTEDHAVGNLVGRTEAYINEVALKSLSSCVSILLASENLLPMAEQVKLVSRCVDVIAFLACKDSQFSGTSGLEGGNSSSLVPLQRPIVEYWWAEDLTVLRIDMFQRILIAMKARGFKQYALGPLLMLYAQKSLRGLEVIGKGRKKLDPKQEHEKRVILETIVSLLPRERNVLSVSFLAMLLRSSIWLETTIACRLDLEKRMALQLGQAAVDDLLIPSYCFNGDTLFDVDSVLRIMSNYLESEVEGNYLGYGAGENNVAPQSNDLERVEKLMENYLTEIASDRNLTVYKFTGLAELIPERARVIEDGMYRAIDIFLKAHPTLTDLERKKVCSLMDCQKLSRQACAHAAQNDRLPVQTVVQVLYYEQQRLRENMNENSGVDLNSSAGTIIPTKPLNFYPTNTIPFDEFANLKRENEGLKLELLKLKVKLKEIEKPVKMINNGTFESVTSSPAKSVTSTATNTDQKLHLLRKSFMNSVKKLGRLLIPAEGVLGPACRAKASIIPAEGVLGPPCRAKVSKSRRHSVS, encoded by the exons ATGCTCCGATGTGTGGCCGAGTTTCTTGAGATGACAGAGGATCATGCAGTAGGAAACCTCGTAGGAAGGACCGAGGCATACATAAATGAAGTAGCATTAAAGAGTCTTTCTTCCTGTGTTTCGATTCTGCTTGCATCAGAAAATTTGCTTCCTATGGCAGAACAAGTAAAGTTGGTGAGCCGTTGTGTTGATGTAATAGCATTTCTAGCCTGCAAGGACAGCCAATTCTCGGGGACTAGTGGGTTGGAAGGTGGGAACTCTTCTTCATTAGTTCCTCTACAAAGACCCATTGTGGAGTATTGGTGGGCAGAAGATTTAACTGTGCTTAGAATTGATATGTTTCAAAGGATCCTAATAGCTATGAAAGCTAGAGGATTCAAGCAATATGCCCTTGGTCCACTACTTatgctttatgctcaaaagtctCTTAGAGGTTTG GAGGTGATTGGTAAGGGGAGGAAGAAACTGGATCCAAAGCAAGAACATGAAAAAAGGGTTATCTTAGAGACCATAGTGAGCCTTCTTCCAAGGGAAAGAAATGTATTATCAGTAAGTTTCCTGGCCATGTTGCTTCGTTCTTCTATATGGCTTGAGACAACTATTGCATGCCGCCTTGATTTGGAGAAGAGGATGGCTTTACAACTTGGTCAGGCAGCCGTAGATGACCTTTTGATACCTTCATATTGTTTCAATGGGGACACCTTGTTTGATGTGGATTCAGTGCTAAGGATCATGTCTAACTACCTTGAGAGTGAGGTGGAGGGTAACTATCTGGGTTATGGTGCAGGGGAAAATAATGTTGCTCCTCAATCAAATGACTTGGAAAGAGTCGAAAAATTGATGGAGAATTACCTTACTGAGATAGCCTCTGATCGAAACTTGACCGTTTACAAGTTTACTGGTCTAGCTGAGCTTATTCCTGAACGAGCTCGAGTCATTGAAGATGGGATGTATAGAGCTATTGACATTTTCCTCAAG GCTCATCCGACTCTGACCGATCTGGAGAGGAAGAAAGTGTGCAGCTTAATGGATTGCCAAAAGCTATCCCGGCAGGCATGCGCTCATGCAGCTCAAAATGATCGTTTACCAGTCCAAACAGTCGTTCAAGTCCTCTACTACGAGCAGCAACGCCTACGTGAGAATATGAACGAAAATTCAGGGGTTGATTTGAACTCCTCTGCAGGCACCATTATCCCTACAAAACCTCTCAACTTCTACCCAACCAATACTATTCCTTTTGATGAATTCGCGAATCTGAAAAGAGAGAACGAGGGCCTCAAACTCGAGCTTCTTAAACTAAAAGTAAAATTGAAAGAAATTGAGAAACCTgtgaaaatgatcaataatggtACATTTGAATCAGTTACTAGCAGTCCTGCAAAAAGTGTTACTTCTACTGCTACGAATACTGATCAGAAGCTGCATTTGCTTAGGAAGTCGTTTATGAATTCCGTTAAGAAATTGGGGCGGCTTCTTATTCCTGCTGAAGGAGTACTTGGACCTGCTTGCCGTGCTAAGGCTAGTATTATTCCTGCTGAAGGAGTACTTGGACCTCCTTGCCGTGCTAAGGTTAGTAAAAGTCGTCGTCATTCTGTCTCATAG